In Piliocolobus tephrosceles isolate RC106 chromosome 5, ASM277652v3, whole genome shotgun sequence, a single genomic region encodes these proteins:
- the LOC111538463 gene encoding nucleophosmin-like isoform X2, with amino-acid sequence MEDLMDMDMSPLRPQNYLFAVKEDAELEDEEEEDVKLLSVSGKRSAPGGGGKVPQKKVKLAADEDDEDEEDDDDEDDDDSEDEEAEEKVPVKKSDKNSSKNRKKTPKTPKGPSSVEDIKAKMQASIEKGGSLRRVGVKFINYVKNCF; translated from the exons ATGGAAGATTTGATGGACATGGACATGAGCCCCCTGAGGCCCCAGAACTATCTATTCG CTGTGAAGGAAGATGCAGAGttagaagatgaagaggaggaggacgtGAAACTCTTAAGTGTATCTGGAAAGCGGTCTGCCCCTGGAGGTGGTGGCAAGGTtccacagaaaaaagtaaaacttgctgctgatgaagatgatgaggatgaggaggatgatgatgatgaagatgatgatgattctgaagatgaggaagctgaagaaaaAGTGCCAGTGAAGAAATCT GacaaaaattcttcaaaaaacaggaaaaaaactcctaaaacaccaaaaggaccTAGTTCTGTAGAAGACATTAAAGCAAAAATGCAAGCAAGTATAGAAAAAGGTGGTTCTCTTCGCAGAGTGGGAGTCAAGTTCATCAATTATGTGAAGAATTGCTTCTGA
- the LOC111538463 gene encoding nucleophosmin-like isoform X1: MEDLMDMDMSPLRPQNYLFGCELKADKNYQSKVDNDENELIFNELSLRTVSLGAGAKDELHIVEAEAMNYEGSPIKVTLATLKMSVQPMVSLGGFKVTPPVVLRLKCGSGPVHTSGQHLVAVKEDAELEDEEEEDVKLLSVSGKRSAPGGGGKVPQKKVKLAADEDDEDEEDDDDEDDDDSEDEEAEEKVPVKKSDKNSSKNRKKTPKTPKGPSSVEDIKAKMQASIEKGGSLRRVGVKFINYVKNCF, encoded by the exons ATGGAAGATTTGATGGACATGGACATGAGCCCCCTGAGGCCCCAGAACTATCTATTCGGTTGTGAACTAAAGGCCGACAAAAATTATCAGTCTAAGGTGGATAATGATGAAAATGAGCTTATCTTTAATGAGTTGTCTTTAAGAACGGTCAGTTTAGGGGCTGGTGCAAAGGATGAATTGCACATTGTTGAAGCAGAGGCAATGAATTACGAAGGCAGTCCAATTAAAGTAACACTGGCAACTTTGAAAATGTCTGTGCAGCCAATGGTTTCCCTTGGGGGCTTTAAAGTAACACCACCAGTGGTCTTAAGGTTGAAGTGTGGTTCGGGGCCAGTGCATACTAGTGGACAGCACTTAGTAGCTGTGAAGGAAGATGCAGAGttagaagatgaagaggaggaggacgtGAAACTCTTAAGTGTATCTGGAAAGCGGTCTGCCCCTGGAGGTGGTGGCAAGGTtccacagaaaaaagtaaaacttgctgctgatgaagatgatgaggatgaggaggatgatgatgatgaagatgatgatgattctgaagatgaggaagctgaagaaaaAGTGCCAGTGAAGAAATCT GacaaaaattcttcaaaaaacaggaaaaaaactcctaaaacaccaaaaggaccTAGTTCTGTAGAAGACATTAAAGCAAAAATGCAAGCAAGTATAGAAAAAGGTGGTTCTCTTCGCAGAGTGGGAGTCAAGTTCATCAATTATGTGAAGAATTGCTTCTGA